The genomic segment TGCCGACCACGTCGGGCGTATAGGCGATGTCGCCGAAGCGGAAGCCGAGCGCGTCGATGTCACCGTGATCGAGGCGGAACGGGATGCCAGCCACCGGGCCACCTGCCCCGTCGATGACGCAGGCGCGGCCATCCTCGATCGGCTGAAAGTCGAGCAGCGGCGGGTATTGGCTGCCAGGCGGCGTCTGGAAAATATAGTCGAAGCGCAGCAGCACCGCTTCGGCTGTCGGCGCGTCCATATGGATGTTGATACGATGACGCATCTTCAGGATCAGCGGCCGCACGTCGTCGATGCCGTGGATATGATCGGCATGGGCGTGGGTGATGAGCACGCCGTCGAGATGCTGCACATCGGCGCTGAGCAATTGCTCGCGCAGATCCGGCGAGGTGTCGACCAGCACGCGCGTGGTGCCTTCGTCGCTCGTTCGCTCGACCAGGATCGAGCAGCGCCGCCGCCGGTTACGCGGATTGGCGGAATCGCAATTGCCCCAGCCGATGCCAACGCGCGGCACGCCGCCGGACGAGCCGCAGCCGAGAATGGTGATCTGCGCCGAGGGCGCGCTCGCGGTCATGCAGCGACCGGCGCCGCTTCGAGCGGCGGCATTTTAGAGAACAGGCGCAGGACGTTCTGTGTCGTCTGCTGGGCGATCTCGTCGAAGGACACGCCTTTGACCTCAGCCAGCACCCGCGCGGTATCGGCCACCCAGGCCGGCTGGTTGCGCTTGCCGCGATGCGGCACCGGCGCCAGATAAGGCGCGTCGGTCTCGACCAGAAGCCGGTCGAGCGGCACATCCTTGGCGATGGCGCGTAGTTCTTCCGAGGTTTTGAAGGTCAGAACGCCGGAGAAGGAGACATAAAGACCGAGTTCGAGCCCGGCCTCAGCCAAAGAGCGCGATGAGGTGAAGCAATGCAACAGCGCCTTGAAGGCGCCTTTGCTCATTTCGTCGCGCAGGATCGCCGCGACATCGTCGTCGGCATCGCGCGCGTGGATGACGAGTGGCAGGCCGGTGCGCCGCGCCGCGTCGATATGAGTGCGGAACACGGCGGCGGCGACATCGCGCGGGCTTTTGTCATAGTGATAGTCGAGGCCCGCTTCGCCGATGCCGATACATTTCGGATGGCAGGCGAGATCGACGATCTCCTGCACCGTCGTGTTCGGCTCCTCATGAGCATGGTGCGGATGAGTGCCGACGGTGAACCAAACGTTGTCATGCCCCTCGGCGATGGCGCGATAGGTATCGTGCCGGGCCAACGAGGTCGCGATGGTGATCATGCGCGCGACATCGGCCTCGCGCGCCCGCTGCATCGTGCCGGCCATATCCTGCGCGAAGTCGGGAAAATCGAGATGGCAGTGGCTGTCGATGAGCAAGGTTTTATGCGGGCGTAGCGCCCGCCTCCGTTTCTACATAACGCGGGAAGATAGGCACGGGCGCCGGCAGTGCGACGCCGCCTGTGAGAGCATGGTCCTTGCCGATGTGACGCAGCATGCGGGCGTCCGGCGCGGCCGCCAGGCTGTCGAGCAGCTTGCCGGCGGCGGTCGGAATGACCGGCTGGGCGGCGATGGCGATATTGCGCAACACCTCGGCCGTCACCCACAGGATGGTGCCCATGCGTTCTGGATTGTCCTTGCGCCGCGCCCAAGGTTCTTCGCCGGCGAAATAGCGGTTGGCGTCGGCGACGACCTTCCAGATTTCGGCCAAGGCCGTGTGCAGGGCGAACTCCTTCATCGCTTCGCTGGTGCGCTCGGCGAGTGCCCAGGCGGCGGCGAGGATGATCTCGTCATTGGCGGTCAGTGCGCCCGGCACCGGCGCCTTGCCGTCGCAGTTCTTCGTCACCATCGACAGCGAGCGCTGCGCCAGATTGCCGAGGTCGTTGGCAAGATCCGCGTTGATGCGGTTGACCAGCGCCTCGTGCGAATAATTGCCATCCTGTCCGAACGGCACTTCGCGCAGGAAGAAATAGCGCATCTGGTCGACGCCGTAGTGCTCCGCCATCGTAAGTGGATCGACCACGTTGCCAACCGACTTCGACATTTTCTCGCCGCGGTTGAACAGAAAACCGTGCACGACAATCTGTTTTGGCAGCGCGATTTCAGCCGACATCAGAAAGGCCGGCCAGTAGATGGCGTGGAAGCGCGTGATGTCCTTGCCGATCACATGAGCGTCGGCCGGCCAATAATGCCAATGCGGCGCGCTGGCGATGGGATAGCCGCAGGCGGTGAGATAGTTGGTCAGCGCATCGACCCACACATACATGACATGCTTGTCGTCGCCGGGCACCGGCACGCCCCAA from the Beijerinckia sp. 28-YEA-48 genome contains:
- the metG gene encoding methionine--tRNA ligase; protein product: MTAKFCITTAIPYANGKPHIGHAYERIATDAIARFHRIAGEDVFFVTGMDEHGLKMQQTATREGLKPQELADRTAAQFDHMGTLLNARADHVIRTTEPRHYLASRAIWEAMQKKGDIYLSKYAGWYSVREEAYFDEGEITSNSEGQKFSPNGTPVEWVEEESYFFKLSAYADRLLAHYEAHPDFIVPEKYRNEIVSFVKRGLQDLSISRTTFDWGVPVPGDDKHVMYVWVDALTNYLTACGYPIASAPHWHYWPADAHVIGKDITRFHAIYWPAFLMSAEIALPKQIVVHGFLFNRGEKMSKSVGNVVDPLTMAEHYGVDQMRYFFLREVPFGQDGNYSHEALVNRINADLANDLGNLAQRSLSMVTKNCDGKAPVPGALTANDEIILAAAWALAERTSEAMKEFALHTALAEIWKVVADANRYFAGEEPWARRKDNPERMGTILWVTAEVLRNIAIAAQPVIPTAAGKLLDSLAAAPDARMLRHIGKDHALTGGVALPAPVPIFPRYVETEAGATPA
- a CDS encoding TatD family hydrolase → MLIDSHCHLDFPDFAQDMAGTMQRAREADVARMITIATSLARHDTYRAIAEGHDNVWFTVGTHPHHAHEEPNTTVQEIVDLACHPKCIGIGEAGLDYHYDKSPRDVAAAVFRTHIDAARRTGLPLVIHARDADDDVAAILRDEMSKGAFKALLHCFTSSRSLAEAGLELGLYVSFSGVLTFKTSEELRAIAKDVPLDRLLVETDAPYLAPVPHRGKRNQPAWVADTARVLAEVKGVSFDEIAQQTTQNVLRLFSKMPPLEAAPVAA
- a CDS encoding MBL fold metallo-hydrolase gives rise to the protein MTASAPSAQITILGCGSSGGVPRVGIGWGNCDSANPRNRRRRCSILVERTSDEGTTRVLVDTSPDLREQLLSADVQHLDGVLITHAHADHIHGIDDVRPLILKMRHRINIHMDAPTAEAVLLRFDYIFQTPPGSQYPPLLDFQPIEDGRACVIDGAGGPVAGIPFRLDHGDIDALGFRFGDIAYTPDVVGIPDVSLPYLENLDVWIIDALQYRPHPSHFSLSQALDWIARMKPRRAILTNLNTDLDFERLKSEIPAGVEPAWDGMTLTFDM